The genomic DNA TGTAAACCATCGATCAGGCGTCCCGAGGGACGCATCCATGAGGTTTACCATGCGCACCACTTCGACATTCATCTGCCAGGCCGCCGACCAGCTCAAGGGATTTGTCGGCCTGAACCGCAAGACCGGCCAATACATCGTGCGGTTCAGCGAAGACGCCTTCGGCATGGACGTGGCCGACGACGGCATCATCCCCACCTGCGAATTTGTCTGGCTCCCTGTGGCAGACGGCACCATGGCCCTCAAGCGCGAGCGAATCCAGCTGCTGTTGGACCAGAACATCGACGACCGGATCAACCTCACCGAACCGTTGCGGGTGTACATGGCCCGCAGCGACCTGCCGGAAATCGTGGCGGTGCGGCAATTGGTGGAAAGCTGAAGCCACGACCGTGAGTTGAGCAAGATCCCCTGTGGGAGCAAGGCTTGCCCGCGATGGCGGCGGCACATTCAATATCGCTGCAAGCTGACCCACCGCTATCGCGAGCAAGCTCAGCTCCCACAGGGGATTTGTGGTGAAGGCAGGATCTGTGAGTCCCCGAGATTCAGTGTGGGAGCGGGCTTGCCCGCGATGGCGGCGGCACATTCAGCATCGTTGCACTGACCCACCGCTATCGCGAGCAAGCTCAGCTCCCACAGGGGATTTGTGGTGAAGGCAGGATCTGTGAGTCCCCGAGATTCAGTGTGGGAGCGGGCTTGCTCGCGAAGACGTCGGCACATTCAGCATCGTTGCGCTGACCCACCGCTTTCGCGAGCAAGCTCAGCTCCCACAGGGGATTTGTGGTGAAGGCAGGATCTGTGAGTCCCCGAGATTCAGTGTGGGAGCGGGCTTGCTCGCGAAGACGTCGGCACATTCAGCATCGTTGCGCTGACCCACCGCTATCGCGAGCAAGCTCAGCTCCCACAGGGGATTTGTGGTGAAGGCAGGATCTGTGAGTCCCCGAGATTCAGTGTGGGAGCGGGCTTGCTCGCGAAGACGTCGGCACATTCAGCATCGTTGCGCTGACCCACCGCTTTCGCGAGCAAGCTCGCTCCCACAGGGATTTTTGTTTTGGCATTAGATTGGGCGTTGGAAGGCATAGTCCCGTTCGACTTTGCACACCCTCGTATGGCAATGGGTATACCAGGTGGATCGGCCTTGCTCACGAATCGCGCTGTGTTCGGGATGCTGCTTCCAAGCCAGGATCGCTGCTTCATCGCTCCAATAGGACACGGTGATTCCCACACCATCGTCGCCACGGGCCGATTCGACGCCTAAAAATCCGCGCTGCTCCCGGGCAAGGGCGAGCATGCGCTCGGCGGCTTCGGCGTAGCCCTGGTCCCCCTCGGTACGCTGGGAGGTGAAAATCACTGCGTAATAATGGTCGCTCATGACACTTGCCTCGCGCAGGCTTCGACAAACCCGCGGACCAGCGGTGGCACGCGGCCTTCCAGTGCGGCACGTTCAGGCTGGAACAGCGTGGCGACAAAGAACGGATGGTCCTGCAGTTCCACCGCTCGTAAGTCGCCGGCCGAATCCCGGGCGACGGCGTGCAGGCGCTGGCTCAGCAAGTCTTTTTCAAAATCCGGATTGACCCCGAAGCGGCAATGGTAGCCCTCGAACGCTGTCTGTCGGCCATAGGCATTGGCGATCAGCGAGCCCGCCTCGAACTGAAGACTGTCGATGGTTTCCACCAAGGCACAGCTCAGCGGCGTCAGCAGCGCCCGTTCAGCCTCTGGAGAGGTTTCACCATGGACGGCGTCGGCCCACCCCATCACGTTGCGGGCATATTCCAGCACGGCGTGCTGAAAACCACCGCAGGTGCCCAGGAAAGGGCGACGCTGTTCGCGGGCAAAACGAATGGCTTGCAAGGCGCCGGCTTCGTTTTGGTAGGGGCTGCCGGGCACGCACCAGACACCGTCGAAATCCTCCAGCACGGCGTTGTCGGTAATGAGCGACGTTGCCAGCCATTGCAAGCGAATGGCGTGGCCGGTTTGTGTGCCCGCCAGCTCAAGTGCGAGGGGGATCGCCCGGTGGGCGGTGATGTGTGGATCGTGGTCGCCGACCAGGGCGATGTTTAACGGATGTTGTTTTTCCATGGGAGGCTCGCCGCTTGTTGATTCCTGGTTGCCACTATAGATTGGCGTTCATGCAATCAATATTGGCGTTTACCCAAGTGATCAATGCAACGACGCACTATCGTCTGGACTATCCCGATCTGTCCCTGATCCTGGCGCTGGTCCGTGGCGGCTCGTTGGCGCGGGCCGCTCGGCTGCTGCAAGTGGACGTGTCGACGGTGTTTCGTTCGGTACGTCGGCTGGAGGCAGCCCTGGGCCAGCCCTTGTTCGAGAAAAGCCGTTCCGGGTACTTGCCCACGAGCCTGGCCCAGGCATTGGCCGAACAAGCCGAGCGCGCCGAGCAGGCGTTGGAGGCGGCGCGGGTGGGTGTGGAGCAGGGCGGCGAGGTCATCAGCGGGACGGTGCGCCTGACGTGCAGTGATTCAGTCCTGCAAGCGTTGTTGCTGCCGGCGCTGGCGCGTTTCATGCCCGCTTATCCGGCGTTGAGCCTTGAGTTGAGCACCTCGAACGACTTCGCCAACCTGAGCCGCCGCGATGCCGACATTGCGCTGCGACTGACCCGTGCGCCGCCGGAACACCTGGTCGGTCGCAACCTCGGCTACGTGACGTTCCGGATATGTGCCGGCGCCACATACCTGCGCTCGGCGAATGCGGATGACCTGGCCGCCATGACCTGGATCGCGCCGGACGATTTCCTCCCGGATCACCCCACCGTGGCCTGGCGCCGCCAGCATTTGCCCGGCGTAGTGCCTGCCTATCGCTGCAACAGCATGCTCTCGGTCACCGAACTGGTGCGGGCCGGTTTGGGCGTTGCGGCGCTGCCGGACTTTCTGATCGACGAAAACCAGGGCTTGATGCCCCTTGGCGAACCACTGGTGGGCTACGACACGGCGCTGTGGCTCCTGACGCGCCCGGACTGCCGGGCCTTGCGTTCGGTCGTGACCTTGTTTGATGAGCTGGGGCGCAA from Pseudomonas beijingensis includes the following:
- a CDS encoding DUF2025 family protein is translated as MRTTSTFICQAADQLKGFVGLNRKTGQYIVRFSEDAFGMDVADDGIIPTCEFVWLPVADGTMALKRERIQLLLDQNIDDRINLTEPLRVYMARSDLPEIVAVRQLVES
- a CDS encoding antibiotic biosynthesis monooxygenase family protein, encoding MSDHYYAVIFTSQRTEGDQGYAEAAERMLALAREQRGFLGVESARGDDGVGITVSYWSDEAAILAWKQHPEHSAIREQGRSTWYTHCHTRVCKVERDYAFQRPI
- a CDS encoding CTP synthase C-terminal region-related (seleno)protein, which produces MEKQHPLNIALVGDHDPHITAHRAIPLALELAGTQTGHAIRLQWLATSLITDNAVLEDFDGVWCVPGSPYQNEAGALQAIRFAREQRRPFLGTCGGFQHAVLEYARNVMGWADAVHGETSPEAERALLTPLSCALVETIDSLQFEAGSLIANAYGRQTAFEGYHCRFGVNPDFEKDLLSQRLHAVARDSAGDLRAVELQDHPFFVATLFQPERAALEGRVPPLVRGFVEACARQVS
- a CDS encoding LysR family transcriptional regulator gives rise to the protein MLIPGCHYRLAFMQSILAFTQVINATTHYRLDYPDLSLILALVRGGSLARAARLLQVDVSTVFRSVRRLEAALGQPLFEKSRSGYLPTSLAQALAEQAERAEQALEAARVGVEQGGEVISGTVRLTCSDSVLQALLLPALARFMPAYPALSLELSTSNDFANLSRRDADIALRLTRAPPEHLVGRNLGYVTFRICAGATYLRSANADDLAAMTWIAPDDFLPDHPTVAWRRQHLPGVVPAYRCNSMLSVTELVRAGLGVAALPDFLIDENQGLMPLGEPLVGYDTALWLLTRPDCRALRSVVTLFDELGRNLRWG